The proteins below are encoded in one region of Paracoccus methylovorus:
- a CDS encoding NlpC/P60 family protein, producing MSWSDRYVGTPYEDFGRSREGCDCWGLACIIYREELGISLLDYLGDYASPEELGEVAALIDRDRVSPLWVPVAGPAVAFDIALFRRGRLNTHVGITIRHGLMIHMREDDCAKVESYAAGPWMHRFEGHYRHVSRAVEHPVQIVSEVRR from the coding sequence ATGAGCTGGTCGGATCGTTACGTCGGCACCCCCTACGAGGATTTCGGGAGGTCGCGCGAGGGCTGCGACTGCTGGGGGCTGGCCTGCATCATCTATCGCGAGGAACTGGGCATCTCGCTGCTGGACTACCTTGGCGATTACGCCTCGCCCGAGGAATTGGGCGAGGTCGCGGCGCTGATCGACCGCGACCGGGTTTCGCCGCTCTGGGTCCCGGTTGCCGGGCCGGCCGTGGCGTTTGACATCGCGCTGTTCCGGCGCGGGCGGCTCAACACCCATGTCGGCATCACCATCCGCCACGGGCTGATGATCCACATGCGCGAGGACGATTGCGCCAAGGTGGAAAGCTACGCCGCCGGCCCGTGGATGCACCGTTTCGAGGGCCATTACAGGCACGTTTCACGGGCGGTTGAACACCCGGTTCAGATCGTCTCGGAGGTCCGGCGATGA
- a CDS encoding GTP-binding protein, producing MPASQQPRDKRLPVTVLSGFLGAGKTTLLNHILNNREGRRVAVIVNDMSEVNIDADLVRDGAELSRSEEKLVEMTNGCVCCTLRDDLLTEVRRLAEEGRFDYLLIESTGIAEPLPVAATFDFRDSNGESLSDVSRLDTMVTVVDAVNLTRDFSSHDFIADRGESLGEQDERTLVNLLTDQMEFADVIVLNKATEAGPVRLDQARKIVRALNPDAKLIETDFSRVEAEAIFDTGLFDFDKAHLHPMWAKELYGFEDHVPETEEYGISSFVYRARRPFHPRKIHDLLNGDLPGVIRAKGHFWIASRPNWAVEFSLAGAMSSVTPLGGWWASVPRERWPTHPDSLAEVDMNWEEPWGDRRQELVFIGAGMDKAALTARLDAALVEVLDFTPQAWAKLPDPFPQWGQRRVA from the coding sequence ATGCCAGCCAGTCAGCAACCGCGCGACAAGCGCCTGCCCGTCACCGTCCTCTCGGGGTTTCTCGGAGCGGGCAAGACGACGCTTCTGAACCATATCCTGAACAACCGCGAAGGCCGCCGGGTGGCGGTCATCGTCAACGACATGTCCGAGGTGAACATCGACGCCGATCTGGTGCGGGACGGGGCCGAACTGTCGCGTTCCGAGGAGAAGCTGGTCGAAATGACCAACGGCTGCGTCTGCTGCACGCTGCGCGACGACCTGCTGACCGAGGTCCGACGGCTCGCGGAAGAGGGTCGCTTCGACTATCTGCTGATCGAGTCGACTGGCATCGCCGAGCCGCTGCCGGTGGCCGCCACCTTCGATTTCCGCGACTCCAACGGCGAAAGCCTCTCGGATGTGTCGCGGCTGGATACGATGGTGACCGTGGTCGATGCGGTGAACCTGACCCGTGATTTCTCCAGCCATGACTTCATCGCCGACCGTGGCGAGAGCCTTGGCGAGCAGGATGAGCGCACGCTGGTGAACCTGCTGACCGACCAGATGGAATTCGCCGATGTCATTGTGCTGAACAAGGCGACCGAAGCCGGTCCGGTGCGGCTGGATCAGGCGCGCAAGATCGTCCGCGCCCTGAACCCGGATGCGAAGCTGATCGAGACCGATTTCAGCCGGGTGGAGGCGGAGGCGATCTTCGACACCGGCCTCTTCGATTTCGACAAGGCGCATCTGCATCCGATGTGGGCCAAGGAGCTTTACGGCTTCGAGGACCATGTGCCCGAGACCGAGGAATACGGCATTTCCTCTTTCGTCTATCGCGCGCGGCGCCCGTTCCACCCGAGGAAGATCCACGATCTGCTGAACGGCGACCTGCCGGGCGTGATCCGCGCCAAGGGGCATTTCTGGATCGCGAGCCGCCCGAACTGGGCGGTGGAGTTCTCGCTTGCCGGGGCAATGTCCAGCGTCACGCCCCTGGGCGGCTGGTGGGCGTCGGTCCCGCGCGAGCGCTGGCCGACCCATCCCGACAGCCTCGCCGAAGTCGACATGAACTGGGAAGAGCCCTGGGGCGACCGCCGGCAGGAACTGGTCTTTATCGGGGCGGGCATGGACAAGGCGGCGTTGACCGCACGGCTGGATGCCGCCTTGGTCGAAGTATTGGATTTCACGCCGCAGGCCTGGGCGAAGTTGCCCGATCCCTTCCCGCAATGGGGGCAACGTCGGGTGGCCTGA
- a CDS encoding rhamnan synthesis F family protein has protein sequence MVSENDVWRRYASMIPGVLAARPTFRPEHGNGEVVAQPDYYTELARSVSGLDQLLDSLRLFDGPDLADPELAGISTHLLCELMALGDPVDRLVSNFSAAYYLEQHSDIARAQMNPLDHYLRWGYLEGWRQTLSPLRRRLALGGGRKPNVASAVAILAADPDDADTSEVLVALAGALDRDGFNVILLTERSGGTRPQLNRLLTATLPPEGASWILRYLLNLELAAIVCLDTDTGEFAGVLRHADVAVLDVQSGFPDTRPLSERHFAQVPLFACCHFASADIAAAWENLFRDHGVEPGASKVFEYFALPRWSETREGTGDLQAMLERQFGSGQRTRALVLSSGRTDTDAGFGLFRALAAIAAGRKLPVDFLWLADHGGASIPPLTWPGVSGLAVWHRTASLPGLIEVADCYVDLGPAERPSKEAILAVGMGATAICFEGSRTLSARDAHPRLAGQFIAVPDGDLNQVLAAIPRRAERGRRVRSLGASGLEGFCETIMDSVTAAIKMQQARDLDTPGRLLQGPRQAGTPTAWLSMGELKSRIRTSAHPAHTGIEIHEALANVDLTSAPFSIHYHVHDPGNDICEDFQSLSTAFRLARETVFTVTSRTGAELLAALAEKSEGVFRIEQVPNLGRDILPFLQVPRDAFLAEPDMWWCHVHQKKSRHLINGDDWRQRLFRSLLGGGAEGTAGVRLDRADLGLVAPVDRFGRRWRRSHRLRDRIASPLNQPLPDEPLMFPVGNMFFCRARLATAMLDLFGAHYPWPEEPIPIDGTEYHLIERLWPLVAQRSGLRSGFFGNLS, from the coding sequence ATGGTCTCCGAGAATGATGTGTGGCGGCGCTATGCGTCCATGATTCCGGGGGTGCTTGCTGCACGACCCACCTTCCGGCCTGAGCACGGGAACGGCGAGGTCGTCGCGCAACCCGACTATTACACTGAACTGGCGCGCAGCGTTTCTGGTCTGGACCAGCTTCTGGATAGCCTACGGCTTTTTGACGGGCCAGACCTTGCGGACCCGGAACTTGCTGGCATCTCTACTCATCTGCTGTGCGAACTGATGGCCTTGGGCGATCCCGTAGACCGGTTGGTGTCGAACTTCTCGGCTGCCTACTATCTGGAGCAGCACAGCGACATTGCGCGGGCGCAGATGAACCCGCTCGACCACTATCTGCGGTGGGGATACCTTGAAGGGTGGCGGCAAACCCTGTCCCCCCTTCGCCGCCGGCTGGCCCTTGGCGGCGGGCGTAAGCCGAATGTGGCGTCGGCGGTGGCCATACTGGCCGCAGATCCCGATGATGCCGACACATCCGAAGTGCTGGTTGCGCTCGCCGGGGCGCTGGACCGGGACGGGTTCAACGTGATCCTGTTGACCGAACGCAGCGGGGGTACGCGACCACAGTTGAATCGCCTGCTGACCGCGACCCTGCCCCCCGAAGGGGCGAGTTGGATCCTTCGCTACCTTCTGAACCTCGAACTGGCGGCCATCGTCTGTCTCGACACGGACACGGGGGAGTTTGCCGGTGTCCTGCGCCATGCGGATGTGGCGGTGCTAGATGTCCAGTCCGGCTTTCCGGATACGCGGCCGCTGTCCGAGCGGCATTTTGCGCAGGTGCCGCTGTTTGCCTGCTGCCATTTCGCCAGTGCCGATATCGCGGCCGCTTGGGAAAACCTATTCCGGGATCACGGCGTGGAACCCGGCGCCAGCAAGGTCTTTGAATACTTCGCCCTGCCACGCTGGTCCGAGACCCGCGAGGGCACGGGAGACTTGCAGGCAATGCTGGAGCGGCAGTTCGGGTCGGGGCAGCGCACACGCGCACTGGTTCTCTCCAGCGGCCGCACCGACACCGATGCGGGGTTTGGCCTGTTCCGTGCTTTGGCCGCCATTGCCGCGGGCAGGAAACTCCCGGTTGATTTCCTGTGGCTTGCCGATCATGGCGGTGCGTCAATTCCGCCCCTTACCTGGCCGGGCGTCTCCGGGCTCGCCGTCTGGCACCGGACCGCCTCGCTGCCGGGGCTCATCGAGGTTGCCGATTGTTATGTTGATCTCGGCCCTGCGGAACGCCCATCAAAGGAAGCGATTCTAGCCGTTGGCATGGGAGCCACCGCCATCTGCTTTGAGGGCAGCCGGACTCTGTCGGCGCGGGACGCGCATCCCCGCCTGGCCGGACAGTTCATCGCAGTCCCGGACGGTGATCTGAATCAGGTTCTGGCCGCAATCCCACGTCGGGCCGAGAGGGGGCGACGCGTGCGATCCCTCGGGGCCAGCGGTCTCGAAGGGTTCTGCGAAACCATCATGGACAGCGTGACTGCAGCAATCAAAATGCAGCAAGCCCGTGACCTCGATACGCCGGGAAGGCTGCTGCAAGGCCCGCGACAGGCGGGGACTCCGACGGCCTGGTTGAGCATGGGCGAGCTGAAGTCGCGGATCCGGACGTCAGCCCATCCTGCGCACACCGGGATCGAGATCCACGAAGCCCTCGCCAATGTCGACCTGACCAGCGCACCCTTCAGCATCCATTACCACGTCCACGACCCGGGGAACGACATCTGCGAGGACTTCCAAAGCCTAAGCACGGCCTTTCGTTTGGCCCGTGAGACAGTCTTCACTGTCACCAGCCGCACAGGCGCCGAGCTCTTGGCGGCCTTGGCGGAAAAAAGCGAGGGTGTCTTTCGTATCGAGCAGGTTCCCAATCTGGGCCGGGATATCCTGCCGTTCCTGCAGGTCCCGCGCGACGCCTTTCTGGCCGAGCCAGACATGTGGTGGTGCCATGTTCATCAGAAAAAATCACGCCACCTGATCAATGGCGACGATTGGCGCCAACGCCTGTTTCGGTCGCTGCTGGGTGGGGGAGCCGAAGGCACAGCGGGAGTCCGACTGGACAGGGCCGATCTGGGGCTCGTTGCGCCTGTCGACCGGTTCGGACGCCGTTGGAGACGTTCGCACCGGTTGCGGGACCGGATCGCCAGCCCACTAAACCAGCCGCTGCCCGATGAGCCGCTCATGTTCCCGGTGGGCAATATGTTCTTCTGCCGGGCTCGCCTCGCCACCGCGATGCTGGACCTGTTCGGCGCGCATTATCCCTGGCCCGAGGAGCCCATCCCCATCGACGGGACCGAGTATCATCTGATCGAACGGCTTTGGCCGCTGGTTGCACAGCGTTCGGGGCTGCGGTCGGGGTTCTTTGGAAATCTGTCCTGA
- a CDS encoding DegT/DnrJ/EryC1/StrS family aminotransferase has protein sequence MPAPQKPERRVITHGAPMLPDPIRLATLMQEAIAVSWFSNGGQLHQRLERALGDMAGDGALALVSSGTMALMLALRLGDLPEGSEVITSPLSFAATVQAIAWCGFRPVFADVEPATLTLCPRAVEAAITPRTAAILPVHFLGVPCDVAGLADVARRHGLWLAYDAAHAFGVTLGNQPIAAFGDASAFSLHATKVLHTGEGGFVATGGDKVLAKLRRLKNFGLEGGRMTGLGINGKLSEAQAAMGLALLPDLPAEIAARHALRTRYDAALAGLPGIRPGPGRKGASPALTTYALRMAPGLRARLHLALAEERVLARDHFPLLCGSGSPWADVPIVTADGAPIAPRVGPEVLCLPFHGRVADEDADRICMIIRRVAYEEGQA, from the coding sequence ATGCCGGCACCCCAAAAACCTGAGCGGCGCGTGATCACCCACGGCGCGCCGATGCTGCCGGACCCGATCCGGCTGGCCACCCTGATGCAAGAGGCGATCGCCGTAAGCTGGTTCTCGAATGGCGGTCAGTTGCACCAGCGTCTGGAAAGGGCCCTTGGCGACATGGCCGGAGACGGGGCCCTGGCGCTGGTTTCGTCGGGCACAATGGCGTTGATGCTGGCTTTGCGGCTAGGGGACCTGCCCGAGGGATCCGAGGTCATCACATCTCCGCTTAGCTTTGCCGCCACTGTGCAGGCCATCGCCTGGTGCGGTTTTCGACCGGTTTTCGCCGATGTCGAGCCCGCGACACTGACCCTTTGTCCGCGCGCTGTCGAAGCGGCCATCACGCCACGGACCGCTGCCATTCTGCCGGTGCATTTTCTGGGCGTGCCTTGCGATGTCGCCGGACTGGCGGATGTGGCGCGGCGACACGGGCTGTGGCTGGCCTATGATGCCGCGCATGCTTTCGGGGTAACGCTGGGCAATCAGCCCATTGCGGCATTCGGGGATGCGAGCGCCTTTTCTCTGCATGCGACCAAGGTGCTTCACACTGGCGAGGGGGGCTTTGTCGCGACCGGGGGCGACAAGGTTTTGGCCAAGCTGCGGCGGCTGAAGAACTTTGGGCTTGAGGGCGGGCGCATGACCGGGCTTGGCATCAACGGCAAGCTTTCCGAGGCGCAGGCGGCTATGGGGCTGGCACTGTTGCCGGACCTGCCTGCCGAGATCGCGGCCCGCCATGCCCTGCGCACACGCTATGACGCGGCGCTGGCTGGGCTTCCCGGAATTCGTCCGGGCCCGGGGCGGAAAGGGGCCAGCCCCGCGCTGACGACTTACGCCCTGCGAATGGCCCCGGGCTTGCGCGCCCGTCTGCACTTGGCACTGGCCGAAGAACGCGTGCTGGCGCGGGATCATTTTCCGCTGCTCTGCGGGTCGGGCTCCCCTTGGGCTGATGTGCCGATTGTGACCGCCGATGGTGCGCCGATCGCGCCGCGGGTCGGACCAGAGGTGCTGTGCCTGCCTTTCCATGGCCGAGTCGCAGACGAGGATGCCGACAGGATCTGCATGATCATCCGGCGTGTTGCATACGAGGAGGGACAGGCATGA
- a CDS encoding LbetaH domain-containing protein, whose amino-acid sequence MKSTTEFNKITVFGARGHSLMILRGLQEYWRGRVKVRALIDDVDNGHTHPGLGIPVISSDQRLSDYPDLPVLVTPGSGSLRAQVIARLAGEGATLATAICPDQVHVDPEVTYGFGSIVTAHTRLGPAVRIGDGAQVLATMIAHDVEIGAFSNLNVHSSVLGHVIIGREVNIAPYAVIGNGTRERPLRIGDGAVIGVGAVVVRDVPEGARMVGNPAMSVERWKALNRLIDGT is encoded by the coding sequence ATGAAATCCACAACCGAATTTAATAAGATAACCGTTTTTGGCGCACGGGGCCACAGCCTGATGATCCTGCGCGGACTGCAGGAATATTGGCGGGGTCGGGTCAAGGTCCGCGCCCTGATCGACGATGTCGATAATGGCCATACCCATCCCGGCTTGGGAATCCCGGTGATTTCATCTGATCAACGGTTAAGCGACTATCCCGATCTGCCGGTTCTGGTGACGCCGGGCAGCGGCAGTCTGCGCGCCCAGGTCATTGCCCGGCTGGCTGGCGAAGGCGCAACACTCGCAACCGCAATCTGCCCCGATCAGGTACATGTCGATCCCGAAGTGACTTACGGATTTGGCAGCATTGTCACAGCCCATACCCGTCTCGGGCCAGCGGTTCGGATCGGCGATGGGGCTCAGGTTCTTGCCACCATGATCGCGCATGATGTCGAAATTGGTGCGTTCAGCAATCTGAATGTACATTCCAGCGTTCTGGGCCATGTAATCATTGGGCGCGAGGTGAATATCGCCCCCTATGCGGTGATAGGCAATGGCACGCGCGAACGTCCGCTGAGGATCGGTGACGGAGCGGTGATCGGTGTCGGCGCGGTCGTCGTTCGCGACGTGCCCGAAGGGGCGCGCATGGTTGGTAATCCGGCAATGAGCGTCGAACGTTGGAAAGCGCTCAACCGTCTGATTGACGGGACATGA
- a CDS encoding glycosyltransferase, with product MNDSLFDADFYRTVYDLKDDATSAHFVAVGDAMGLDPSPYFSTQFYKGRYPDWRAQGATTAVGDFMARMHRGESRQPHPLIDPDFYLARYPDLVELGSRAALHFVSHGDAELRSPSAGFDAGFYQRCYLALEQRHPFRHFVTTGQSLGYLPTPNPRDRQQSRTAMAAATKGLSQPVLFCVHDAQQAGVPILTLDLAAAFVEQGWQPVFVLGRGGPLIDRFRRLGPTLMIAEGWDRQGLAEGLAAKTPVIVNTAAAADMAAVAAGAGHPCLVLIHEMAEYIHEQGFVPHLKAAQSNGARLIPSMPRMAAALADGFGALEVLRPGVTLPETSLRDFRRTQKWRRQQDGPVFIGAGHADRRKGFDLFLEAAARLREAHADARFIWLGALDGWARELADQALAKGLDLTLPGFVADSLAWYRAADVYLLTSRQDPGPTTAIHAAAVGTPFVGYVADIGIIGMTEGFGDFVASGDIEAFVSAALRMATSASNAGRRALRHHIKAETAFAPYVDALVERFMSRQSDG from the coding sequence ATGAACGACAGCCTGTTCGATGCAGATTTCTACCGGACCGTTTATGACCTGAAGGATGATGCGACCTCCGCGCATTTCGTCGCGGTGGGTGACGCCATGGGGCTGGACCCGAGCCCCTATTTCTCGACCCAGTTCTACAAGGGCCGGTATCCCGATTGGCGCGCACAGGGTGCGACCACTGCAGTCGGCGACTTTATGGCCCGAATGCATAGGGGCGAGTCCCGCCAGCCTCATCCTCTGATCGACCCAGACTTCTACCTGGCCCGGTATCCCGATCTGGTCGAACTTGGGTCACGGGCCGCGCTGCATTTCGTTAGCCATGGGGATGCAGAGTTACGCAGCCCCTCGGCCGGGTTCGACGCCGGTTTCTACCAGCGATGCTATCTCGCACTGGAACAGCGCCATCCGTTCCGGCATTTTGTAACCACCGGCCAAAGTCTTGGATACCTGCCCACCCCTAACCCTCGTGACAGGCAGCAGTCTCGAACTGCGATGGCGGCAGCAACCAAAGGTCTGTCGCAGCCGGTCTTGTTTTGCGTTCATGATGCACAACAGGCCGGAGTCCCGATCCTGACCCTCGACCTTGCAGCGGCTTTCGTGGAGCAGGGCTGGCAGCCAGTTTTCGTCTTGGGCCGGGGCGGGCCGCTGATCGACAGGTTTCGCAGGCTGGGCCCCACCCTGATGATCGCGGAAGGCTGGGACCGGCAGGGGTTGGCCGAAGGGCTTGCCGCAAAAACCCCGGTCATCGTGAACACTGCCGCCGCAGCGGATATGGCGGCGGTTGCTGCCGGCGCGGGGCATCCCTGCCTCGTCCTGATCCATGAAATGGCGGAATACATACACGAACAAGGGTTCGTGCCTCATCTCAAGGCCGCACAGTCCAACGGAGCGCGGCTGATCCCCTCCATGCCGCGTATGGCCGCGGCACTCGCAGATGGCTTTGGTGCGCTGGAGGTGCTGCGCCCTGGCGTCACCCTACCAGAAACGTCGTTGCGGGATTTCCGTCGCACGCAGAAGTGGCGACGGCAACAAGACGGGCCGGTGTTCATCGGCGCAGGTCATGCAGACCGGCGCAAAGGGTTCGATCTGTTTTTGGAAGCTGCCGCGCGGCTGCGCGAAGCTCATGCAGATGCGCGTTTCATCTGGTTGGGCGCGCTGGATGGGTGGGCGCGCGAGTTGGCGGATCAAGCTTTGGCCAAGGGGCTGGACCTGACCTTACCGGGTTTCGTGGCGGACTCCCTGGCCTGGTATCGGGCGGCGGATGTCTATCTGCTGACCTCGCGTCAGGATCCGGGCCCGACGACCGCAATCCATGCTGCGGCTGTCGGCACGCCATTTGTCGGTTACGTGGCGGATATCGGTATCATTGGCATGACCGAAGGGTTCGGTGATTTTGTGGCGTCCGGGGATATCGAGGCTTTTGTCTCGGCGGCACTACGCATGGCAACATCGGCGAGCAATGCAGGTCGGCGCGCGCTACGGCACCATATCAAAGCCGAAACCGCCTTCGCGCCCTATGTCGATGCCTTGGTGGAGCGTTTCATGTCCCGTCAATCAGACGGTTGA
- a CDS encoding HpcH/HpaI aldolase/citrate lyase family protein gives MVKLAAIRAPLFVPANRPERFAKAAASGTDALILDLEDAVSADAKDQARTMLATDFTQLPVIIRINAYGTPWHDADVAAAMTLRPAAVILPKAEEPETVAQVADALRLPVIALVETARGLANARRIATAPGVVRLAFGSVDFCADLACAHLREVLLPARSELVLASRLAGIPAPMDGVTVQLDDLIISHDDAAHARALGMTGKLCIHPKQVAEVKRAFALGEGEVDWARRVIASGEGAVLVDGAMVDEPVRIRARAILAQVE, from the coding sequence GTGGTGAAGCTCGCCGCTATTCGCGCACCGCTGTTCGTTCCCGCAAACCGGCCCGAACGGTTTGCCAAGGCTGCAGCTTCGGGCACCGATGCCTTGATCCTTGACCTTGAGGATGCCGTTTCGGCGGATGCGAAGGATCAGGCCCGCACTATGCTTGCCACCGATTTCACCCAGCTTCCGGTAATTATCCGCATCAACGCCTATGGCACACCGTGGCACGATGCCGATGTCGCGGCTGCCATGACGCTGCGCCCGGCGGCAGTGATTCTGCCCAAGGCTGAGGAACCGGAGACCGTGGCGCAGGTGGCGGATGCGCTGCGCCTGCCGGTCATTGCGCTGGTTGAAACCGCACGCGGTCTGGCGAATGCCCGGCGTATTGCAACAGCGCCCGGAGTAGTGCGGCTTGCCTTTGGTTCGGTCGATTTCTGCGCCGATCTGGCCTGTGCGCATCTGCGCGAGGTATTGTTGCCCGCAAGATCGGAACTTGTGCTGGCCTCGCGCCTTGCCGGGATCCCTGCGCCGATGGACGGGGTGACAGTGCAGCTCGACGACTTGATCATCAGCCATGACGACGCGGCGCATGCCCGCGCGCTGGGTATGACCGGAAAACTCTGCATCCATCCCAAGCAGGTCGCCGAGGTGAAACGCGCCTTTGCCCTTGGCGAGGGTGAAGTCGACTGGGCGCGGCGCGTAATTGCCTCGGGCGAGGGTGCGGTTTTGGTGGACGGGGCAATGGTAGACGAACCTGTACGCATCCGGGCCCGGGCCATTCTGGCGCAGGTGGAATAG
- a CDS encoding FAS1-like dehydratase domain-containing protein: MIDIDHLRQWIGRQDSKAEIVTPALVERFNATFDRRGDLHEGAAAPAMIHLCIAPPAAPTSELGPDGHPARGGFLPPVPLPRRMWAGGAMTFHDDIRLGETVLRHSTIRDVAIKEGRSGTLCFVTVDHRIESGGRHVLSERQDIVYRDIDTPGGGTKKAPEPALHGAHRVTVVPSAALLFRYSALTFNGHRIHYDAPYAREDEGYPGLIVHGPMQATLLLQFAEKIRGKRPAKFDFRSLSPLFDTADFTLNAAEDGDGLSLWTSYIDGPVAMEARASW, encoded by the coding sequence ATGATCGATATCGACCATCTTCGCCAGTGGATCGGGAGGCAGGACAGCAAGGCCGAGATCGTGACCCCGGCGCTTGTCGAACGCTTCAACGCCACCTTTGACCGTCGGGGTGACTTGCATGAAGGCGCTGCCGCTCCGGCGATGATCCATCTGTGCATTGCCCCCCCGGCGGCACCTACCTCCGAGCTTGGCCCGGACGGCCATCCGGCACGCGGCGGTTTCCTGCCGCCCGTGCCGTTGCCCAGACGAATGTGGGCCGGCGGCGCCATGACTTTCCACGACGATATCCGCTTGGGCGAGACGGTGCTACGCCACTCGACGATCCGCGACGTGGCGATCAAGGAAGGTCGCAGCGGCACATTGTGTTTCGTAACCGTCGATCACCGGATAGAAAGCGGCGGACGCCACGTGCTGAGCGAACGTCAGGATATTGTCTATCGCGACATAGATACGCCCGGTGGTGGGACGAAAAAGGCGCCTGAACCCGCTTTGCATGGTGCGCATCGGGTGACCGTCGTGCCCTCTGCGGCGCTGCTGTTTCGCTATTCCGCGCTGACCTTCAATGGGCACCGCATTCATTACGACGCCCCCTATGCCCGCGAAGACGAAGGCTATCCCGGCCTGATCGTCCATGGCCCGATGCAGGCCACGCTGCTTTTGCAGTTCGCCGAAAAGATCCGTGGCAAACGCCCGGCGAAGTTTGATTTCCGCAGCCTTTCGCCGCTTTTCGACACCGCGGACTTTACGCTGAACGCCGCCGAGGATGGTGACGGGCTCAGCCTCTGGACCTCCTATATCGATGGCCCCGTCGCGATGGAGGCACGGGCTTCGTGGTGA
- a CDS encoding alpha-hydroxy acid oxidase — protein MELEKLRGKALALSDLREMAKRHLPRGIYEYVARGTDDDLALRDNSAAFDEINIVPRVVRDVSQVSIDCDFFGHASKAPFAVAPTGFASLMWHDGEIASAKAAAKAGIPFALSTGSITPMERIREVSDGRLWLQLYVWPQRDMTRELILRAQSAGYEALIVTVDTPTAPFRPYNTRNGFSIPFRLQRRNILDILQHPRWLYHVVFRRWLKTGAMVAENYPEALRVPVGKAAVGKFNLPFSDNVSWDDIRDIRRLWKGPLILKGVMHPDDAEAAVNAGVDGIIVSNHGGRNLDAAIAPVRILPQIADRVGARTTVLLDSGIMRGADIAKAIALGARGVMIGKATLFGVGAAGEAGAARAFELLSEELTRVMTFSGVANLDGLRPDLLNHR, from the coding sequence ATGGAGCTGGAGAAGCTGCGCGGAAAGGCGTTAGCGCTTTCCGACTTGCGCGAAATGGCAAAGCGTCATTTGCCGAGGGGTATCTATGAATATGTGGCGCGCGGCACAGATGACGATCTGGCGCTTCGCGACAATTCGGCCGCCTTCGACGAAATAAACATTGTGCCGCGCGTGGTTCGTGACGTGTCGCAAGTCTCGATCGATTGCGATTTTTTCGGTCACGCCAGCAAGGCGCCCTTTGCTGTCGCGCCGACGGGCTTTGCCAGCCTGATGTGGCACGATGGCGAGATAGCCTCGGCCAAGGCGGCGGCCAAGGCGGGCATTCCCTTTGCGCTATCCACTGGTTCGATCACCCCGATGGAGCGCATCCGCGAGGTTTCGGACGGCCGACTGTGGCTGCAACTTTATGTCTGGCCGCAACGCGACATGACGCGGGAATTGATCCTGCGGGCGCAAAGCGCGGGCTATGAAGCCCTGATTGTCACAGTCGATACGCCGACCGCGCCTTTTCGCCCCTATAACACCCGCAACGGTTTCAGCATCCCGTTCCGGCTGCAGCGCCGCAACATCCTTGATATCCTGCAACACCCACGCTGGCTTTACCATGTCGTCTTCCGCCGCTGGCTGAAGACCGGTGCGATGGTCGCGGAAAACTATCCTGAGGCGTTGCGCGTCCCGGTAGGCAAGGCGGCAGTGGGCAAATTCAACCTGCCGTTTTCGGACAATGTATCCTGGGATGACATCCGCGATATCCGCAGGCTGTGGAAAGGTCCCCTGATCCTGAAGGGTGTGATGCATCCCGATGATGCCGAGGCGGCGGTCAATGCCGGGGTGGACGGCATTATCGTGTCCAATCACGGCGGGCGCAATCTGGACGCAGCAATCGCGCCAGTTCGTATCCTGCCGCAGATCGCCGACCGTGTCGGGGCGCGTACCACGGTGCTGCTGGACAGTGGCATCATGCGCGGCGCTGATATCGCCAAGGCCATCGCACTCGGGGCCAGAGGCGTGATGATCGGCAAGGCAACCCTCTTTGGCGTGGGCGCTGCAGGAGAGGCAGGGGCCGCTCGCGCCTTCGAGCTTTTGTCGGAGGAATTGACTCGCGTGATGACCTTCTCAGGTGTGGCGAATTTGGATGGACTGCGGCCCGATCTGCTGAACCATCGCTGA